The genomic region TCTAATTATGTTTCTTTTGGGAAATTGACAGAACAATGGCAAAGAGTTCTTTCAAGCAAGAGCATGACCTAGGTGAGGAATCTTATGTGACTGATTGAGTTTTAAGCTATATCAAATGAAGTTTGCTtgcgattttttgattttgatttactATTTTATGATGCATTTTGTCATTCTTTTCCATGTTCTAAGTATACTATCTATCATGCAGAGAAGAGAAAAGCTGAAGCTGCCAGAATCAGGGACAAATATCCCGACAGAATTCCAGTAAGGTTTTTAGTTAAAGCATTTCAAAGTATTCTACATCTTTAGCATTTAATGTCCATGTTGAATAATGGGAGCTTCGATGTTTGCAATTAATGTTCATTCAAGTTGTGGCTATTATTTGCCGATACATTTTCTCTGCATATTTCTTAATTTCCCTAGAATTGGCCTTTTTAAGGGAATTACTTTGTTAAGTGTTTGAGACTTGAAGcttttttgttatttttgttttatctttttcatCTTCCAATATTCCACTAGCATGCaatttgcttttttatttttttctttggtaATGTACTTAAATATtcttttctttttgcaatttagttttttatattttcttttattaagTACTTCGTTACCCTTCCAATGCAAAATTTTTCCAATCATAAGGCAAAGGGGCCCACAAAGCGCTCAAGCACCTTAAACAATGTATTTAATCCTCCCTCGGACATTCTATGGGACAATCTTAAGCTTTACCGAGTTATTTGAGAAACAATTAATTCGTCTAACATCAATAACACTTTGCCAAGTGTTTTTGTATTATCGTTCTAAAATTTTATAGCAGTACAGTTTTACCATGTTTTAAGTTTTTCCATGAGTGTGATATTAATAATTAAGGGGCTCAATTGTTAGCATCCTTGATGCCAGGTTTGAGAGTTGATCGAGACATTGAGTAAGCACCTCATTTAAACATCAGAATTATTCAGGACTGGAAGTTTCATTTATAGTATCATTAGAGCATTGATGCTGATATTTTGCATAATCTCAGTTTGGTTTATACCAGGCAATGGTTTTCTTTAAGGATAGTTATTATTGCCTTACACTTGCACCATTATCTTAATTTTTAGGCTATCTTTAGTTCAGTCCATGGGAACTGTTGTTAAAAGATAGTTATGATTGCCTTACACTTGCACCGTTATGTTAATTTTTAGGCTATTATGATTGCCTTACACTTGCACCATTATCTTAATTTTTTAGGCTATCTTTAGTTCAGTCCCAGGGAACTGTTGTTATCAGTACCTTTCATCCTGGTTTAATATTGTTCATAAggtagaaatttgaatttcaagtcTAGTTAACAATTTTGGAGCTGAATAATATTTTTCTGGtaggtaaattttaaaaaagaCAGTAGTGACACCCTATTATAATTCGAAAGAATTGTAGTAGAAATATAAAGCTGCCAAAGACATCTGTTTGGGTAAACAGAGTATGGTTTTTTATTAAAGAGGATGTTTAAAAGCACAGCATCAGAAAATTCAAAATTACAACATGAAGTCATAGAATTTGCTATTCTATTATGAATTTAGCCAAATACTGCTGTGTAGACTTATATTAATAGGATTCCTTTTATTTGGCGAAACTGGAGCCCCCCAGGCAACAAAAAGCTATCAAACTGGAGTTGCCACATCCAACAAAGCCCAACGGTAGCCATGGTAGGCTGAATTCAGGTACAGGCCCTGCTAACCTTCTCCACAAAAAGAACTGTAGCCTCTGGCAATTTCTATACCAAAAGTATCTGCAAACAGAAAACCAGCAGCTGAAACGTTGGTACAAAGCAACAATTGGTCAAatgtaagaaaatttgatttagttTTTTAACAGAGCAGACAGGTACCtgaaaatatcaataaaatatgCTTGGGTTAGAAGGTGTTGTAGCACGGCTATCATATCCATCTTCCATGCTGCTTTCTAGCAGAGTACTGTCAGGTACTGTATCAGGTACATTTTAAGGGTTATTGAGATGAGAGTGTCTCAAATCATTATATACCAGAATATAAGATCGTGTGATTTAACTGAAATTTCACGTTCTCATAAAGTGCCATGAATTCCATCAGTGTCCAAAATTTCCTGTAGCCCAGAAAATATTGATGTAATTTAATTGAAAATTTCGTCTAGAGACGGTTTTTGAAAGTACTAGTAGAAGACCCAACTGAGGATGATAACTTGATCCCTCCCACTGTGTGCTAAATAATCTGCCACTGGTTCCTCTTATCTTTTGATATGCGACATCAATGTCACAAGGATTGCTGAATTTCAACCAAAAATTTAGAAATCTGGCAAATTGCATTATAAcccctaaaatttatttaaattcgtATTAGTAATTGTCTGTATGCAACACAAGCTTTTTATAAAAAACCGTAAAAGGAATTGTTGCATCTCAGTTGAGACACCCCAGTCATGTTTTATAGAACAGTACTACAAAGATTATGAATATAGTTGTCTGATGTGATGTTACAGACAAGGGCTGGTTTCCTTGCAAAAAATGCTGGCCGTGGTGTTGGCTGCACTGTTGTGTCTGCAAGCACATCAACTGCAAAAATGTCAGCTTTGGTACTGGTTGCAAATCATGTCTGGCTTCCAATTTTCTGGATTGGTAGAGCTCCTTTCCCTCGGCAGAAACATACAGTGCACCCTGAAAATAAATGACTCCAGTTGTCACTTTTGTTGAGTAGGCATAACCGTTTGACAAGGATCTGCTATGTCTATAGATTATCGATGCTTTTTGGTGTATTGGTGtctctatttcttattctattaagtttaaattttaaaaaacttaaaaagAAATATGTGTGTCCTCTAATATATATGACATGTATGCTACGGAATGTGGGCACACATCTTTCACGGATATTTGATTGCATTTATGTGGGAGCATAAGTCAGATGAAAATTATCAACCGGTGCTCGAATTCATATCTTAGGTTCCAATGtttgtttttaaattttcaaaaaatatttattctaatttttaaaaaatattaatattcttcaaattttatCACAATTTTTTTCGTCGAATAAAACCATAGTTGTTAATGATATATTGTTTCTTGATGCATTGCATGGTATGGAAGTGCAATGTCCAACATTAATGTGGAACTAATATTTTCAATGTTGATTGATTGTTTTATATCAGCTTGTTGTGTAACTACTATTTTCAATGTTACACAAGTATATTTGAAAAAATGTTACACAAGTAATTACATCATAAGCTTCAATGTGTAATTACTATTTTTTAAGGTTCCAGTTAATGTATATTTTGGTAAACGGGAAAGGTACACAAGTTATGTTTTTTGGTTTAATAGTTGGTGTTGGTTGCCAGGTGATTGTGGAGAAGGCAGAGAGGAGTGACATCCCCAACATTGACAAAAAAAAGTAGGTAGATGAGTTTTTCTGAGAAAAGTAGGTAGCTATTAAGTTGTTTCTAGAAATACTGATGGTTGATGAAACCAATGCTTTGTTTATCGGTTGAATATCTGTTCTTTTTTGTTTTTCATAGCTTGAAGACATTACACATTGCCACATTTAGTAATAAATTTATACTTTCGTGATACTTCTACCAGGTACTTGGTCCCAGCGGATTTGACAGTTGGTCAGTTTGTTTATGTCATTCGAAAAAGGATTAAGCTAAGTGCAGAGAAGGCCATCTTTATTTTTGTCAACGATGTCCTCCCTCCCACTGGTCTCTCActctctctttttctctatctatgcATCTCAATTTTGTACATGGACtacatatgtttatatacatatatatacatatatgtacacacacacaataATTTGTACGTGGAATGTTTGCAGTTATCTGTTTTATGGGCTGCTCCAGAAATTACGTTGTCTTTGCTGTTGTATGCAAACTATTTGGCAGTTTACATTTGGCTAGTTATTAAGTTTTGATGAATAATCCTGCTTATTTGTCTTGCCATGTCTATTTTTAACTAACATGTTACTTCATCTTAATTTTTGCAGCTGCTATAATGTCGTCAATATATGATGAGCACAAAGATGAGGACGGATTCTTATATGTTACATACAGTGGAGAAAATACATTTGGCAATGAAGATTTGATTCCTCACTGCTAGCCACATTGAACAAAGCAGATTTGGCACCATATGAATTTCATTGCATTTAGAGTGAAGATTCACTCACTCAATTTATCTACTAGAACATGACTATAACTATTCTGATTATAACTACTGAATTATCTGGTAATCATCTTTAATGTTATTAAGGTAAAGAAAAATGAAACTGTATAGGAGTCGTTTGTAAATAAGTATTGTGTCCATGAACAAGACAGGCAACTGTGTTTAGAAATGTAAATTCTATTATTTCTGAATAGCATGTTCAATTATGTGTTCTGAATATAATTTTTCTGTCAAGGCATTTCATTTTCTAGTGATGAGTATGATAGTTTCAGGTTTAATATTGATTTACAAGATTAGGTACACGCTTGATTAAACAAAATTCTGGTTCTCTGAAGTATATAGATGTTTCACAAATTGGCTAAATATGGCAGCCCTGGTGGTTTGATACAATGGCGGTATGCAGTATTGAAATcacttattttttttgtttttttaaccaATTATGAGAGCATTTTTATCGTGGCTGTTAACATATGCTGCAAATTTTACAATCTTCTCATGAGCCAAGCATCTCCAAGCCAGAGTATAGAGTTGATTTTTGTTTTGTAATTGCTAGAGAAGCTAAGTACAGAAGAGCTGTGTTTTGTCTAGCAGTGCTAGAAACATATGGGTAAGTTAGCAAATTAgtaaatgatcaaatcaatcatcTATATCAAGGGTGTTGATTCCACTTCAAAGAAGCAACCACTGGGAACTTAAGATAAGGGGTCTTATTTTTTCAGGGCATGTCTTGTCTGTTTTAGTTAGATGTTATTTCGAAATTCTCCTTGCAACTTTTTGTCTGAGATGTTATTACTAATTTTCCAATATCATTATCATGATTTAAGAACTGTATTTTACATTTTTACCATTTTAATCAGAATCGAAAAATACTGGCATTCCTTCTTCAGTAATTTAGGATAGGAAATATCTACAAACAGCAAAAATTGACTTGTCCATCAGAATGTAGCATTAAGTCGTCTTTATAGCTGAGAAAATAACTACGAATGCCCTTGTAACTAATTACTGTCGAGGAAAATTGCATCATAAGACCAATGGGTGTAAAAGACATCAAATTTCCAGTGCGTAGTATTAAATGTGGTTGTTTGTGTGTTTTAATTGTGTGAATAAATTTTATATCATTAACGCTTTGGATCACCACGAGCCATCATCAGGATGCAGAACAAGAAAACAGACTAAAAATTGCTAAAGAACAAGAAAACAGACTCAAAAATTGCCACACTGTTTTTAGCATTCTGATAATGGATCACTGAGTGTGGTGTGATGATGTTTACTCTTTTCTTGCTcttcattctgatgatggatctgAAACAATGATGGTATAAAATTATTGTATAAtagtcatttatcacattggttccTTTTGGATCCACAAAAGGAACAGAAGCAAAGTGTCGGAGGAAAACTGGTGTGGTGACGAAGTTGAGCTTGGTCAGGATCCTAGAAGCGGATAGCGGAGAACACTGGGCAACTTAAGTTACAGAAGAAAATGCTATGCTGCTCAAATCGGCTGACATGCCTAGCTGCGGCATAAGCCTACTATTAGAACCAAACCAGGGAAGCAAATATGTGGTGTGATAAGGGCCGACACAATGTTGACTTTGGAACGGCAGAAAATTGGCTTCTGCATtcatcaaaaaattgattttccacAAAAACTGGGGAGTTTAAAACTCCCCTTGTTTCAGATGGGGGATTCAATAAGAGTTGAAACCCTTGCCATTTCTGGGTATGAGGATAATAATAGGTGCACTACCAATTGGTTTCTGTAGTCAGAATATTGGTGAGATCCGCACTACGAAGAATTAGAAAAATAA from Cryptomeria japonica chromosome 3, Sugi_1.0, whole genome shotgun sequence harbors:
- the LOC131037324 gene encoding autophagy-related protein 8C-like, with translation MAKSSFKQEHDLEKRKAEAARIRDKYPDRIPVIVEKAERSDIPNIDKKKYLVPADLTVGQFVYVIRKRIKLSAEKAIFIFVNDVLPPTAAIMSSIYDEHKDEDGFLYVTYSGENTFGNEDLIPHC